GACAAGGCATACGCCGCAATTACCGAGCGCCCCGAAGGATTCATCAAGGGAATAATCCGCATGTAGTTCAAGAGGACACCCGGGAAATTCCCCCTCTAAAACACAGGAAGGAAAGAGCATGACTAAGCACCACGCCCGCCGGCCGCGACTCGGCTTTCTCGGCACAGGCTGGATCGGCAGACATAGGATGGAAGCCATTCATCGTTCCGGCGAGGCGGAAATTACCGCCATTGCCGACAGGTCGCCGGAAAATGCCCGACAAGCCGCCAAGATCGCCCCGGAGGCAATACTTGTGGATTCCCTCGACGATCTTTTGTCCATGAAAAAACTGGATGGCATCGTCATTGCCACTCCAAGCGCCTGCCATTCGAGCCAGGCAATACAGGCACTGGACGCCGGTTTTTCAGTTTTCTGCCAAAAACCCCTGGCCCGCACCGCCGAAGAAACGGGACAGGTAATAGACGCAGCCCGCAAGGCAGACCGGCTCCTGTCGGTTGATTTCTCCTACAGATATACCGATGGCTTCCAAAAAATCAATAGCCTGGCCAAATCCGGCGGGCTTGGCGACATCTATGCCGCCGATCTCGTCTTCCACAATGCCTATGGTCCGGACAAGCCCTGGTTTTACGATGCCGCCCTTTCCGGCGGCGGTTGTCTAATGGACCTGGGGATACATCTTATAGACCTGGCCCTGTGGGTCCTTGATTTTCCAAGGCTCAAGGCTGTCTCAAGTTCGATCTATGCCGGAGGGACCAGGCTGAACGGTCCAGGAATGGTGGAAGACTACGCAGTGGCATCCCTGGGGCTTGAAAACGGCAGCATTGTCCGCATCGCCTGCTCCTGGAACCTCCCGGCAGGTCAGGATGCCGTGATAGAGTCAACCTTTTTCGGCACCAAAGGTGGAGCCCGCTTCAGCAATATCAACGGCTCTTTTTACGACTTTACGGCAGAAAGGTTCACCGGAACCTCACGGGAAACACTCTCCGTTCCACCTGAAGACTGGGGCGGAAGGGCCTCAGTAGCCTGGGTGCAACAATTGAGAAACGGGGGCGGGTTCTCGCCTGCCACGGAAAATCTGCTGTTTACTGCAGCAGCACTGGATGCAGCCTATGGTCGTTAAATCGGCAACTAGAAAAAGATTCAGCGTCTGGAACCAGCAACAGGGCCTTTCCAGCGAAGCTTCGGCAGCGCCCCGGCGCATTCTCATGACCACAGACACCGTCGGCGGAGTATGGCATTACTCCCTGGAACTGGCAAGGGGGTTGGCGAAATTCGGCGTGGAAGTGGCGCTGGCCACCATGGGCCCCCTCCCCACGGCGGAACAACGGCGCCAGGTCGCCCGCATTCACAATATCACCCTTTTTGAAAGCAGTTATCGCCTGGAATGGATGGAAGACCCCTGGGAGGATGTGGAGAAATGCGGTGCCTGGCTGATGAACCTGGAAGATGAACTGAAGCCCGACCTGGTGCACCTGAATGGTTATGCCCATGCCGACCTGCCCTGGAACTGCCCATGCATGGTGGTTGCCCATTCCTGCGTTATTTCCTGGTGGGAAGCAGTGAAGAAAGAACCGATTCCACAGCGGCTCGGCCCTTACCGGGAAAGGGTGGCGCAGGGCCTGGCACGGGCTCACCTTGTGGCAGCACCGACAGCAGCAATGCTCAATGCCGTGGAAACGAGCTATCTGCCCCTGGCCAATACCAGGGTTATCTACAATGGACGCTGCCGGAAAAGGTACCGACCCGACAACAAGATAAATTTCATCCTCTCCGTGGGGAGGATCTGGGATGAGGCAAAAAATATCAACGCCATCGCCGAGCTTGCCGGCTCTCTCCCCTGGCCCGTGTTCATAGCCGGTGAGCAAAAGCACCCGGAGGGGGAAACGACCTTCCTGGACAACGTCAACCACCTGGGAAATCTTCCCCCGGCCAGGCTTGCTCCCTGGTTTGCGACGGCAGCCATATATGCCTTGCCGGCCCGTTATGAGCCTTTCGGCCTGACCGTACTCGAAGCGGCCCTGTCAGGCTGCGCCCTGGTCCTGGGGGATATTCCGAGCCTGCGCGAATTATGGGAAGGAGCGGCTGTCTTTGTGCCGCCCGATGACGCCGATGTTCTGGCCGATGTTCTCCAGTCCCTGTGTCAGGATCGCACTCTCCGGGAAAGAATGGCAGAGAAGGCTTTTGAAAGAAGCCGCTTTTTCAACCCGGACAAAATGGCAGCGGAATATTTTGCCGCCTATCTTTCCCTGAATTCCGGCCTCCGCCGTCAGGCGCCAGATGAAGCCGTGAACTTCAGCAGTTGAAAGGAACCATGATGCGTATTGTAATGTTCTACCATTCCATAATATCCGACTGGAATCACGGCAATGCCCATTTCCTGCGGGGAATAGTGACGGAACTTCTGGGGAGAGGCCATCAGGTGGAAGTTTATGAGCCGAAGGAAGGCTGGAGCCTTACCAATCTCCTGCGTGAACAGGGGGAGATTGCCATCAGGCAGTTCCGCAGGATGTACCCGCTACTGGACAGTAAACAGTATGTTGCCGAACGTCTGAACCTGGACCAGATTTTTGAGGGGGCCGACCTGGTAATAGTCCATGAATGGAACGACCACGAGGTTGTCAGGAAAATCGGCGAGCACCGGAAAAGAAACGGCTATTACCACCTCCTGTTCCACGACA
This region of Geotalea daltonii FRC-32 genomic DNA includes:
- a CDS encoding Gfo/Idh/MocA family protein: MTKHHARRPRLGFLGTGWIGRHRMEAIHRSGEAEITAIADRSPENARQAAKIAPEAILVDSLDDLLSMKKLDGIVIATPSACHSSQAIQALDAGFSVFCQKPLARTAEETGQVIDAARKADRLLSVDFSYRYTDGFQKINSLAKSGGLGDIYAADLVFHNAYGPDKPWFYDAALSGGGCLMDLGIHLIDLALWVLDFPRLKAVSSSIYAGGTRLNGPGMVEDYAVASLGLENGSIVRIACSWNLPAGQDAVIESTFFGTKGGARFSNINGSFYDFTAERFTGTSRETLSVPPEDWGGRASVAWVQQLRNGGGFSPATENLLFTAAALDAAYGR
- a CDS encoding glycosyltransferase family 4 protein, whose translation is MQPMVVKSATRKRFSVWNQQQGLSSEASAAPRRILMTTDTVGGVWHYSLELARGLAKFGVEVALATMGPLPTAEQRRQVARIHNITLFESSYRLEWMEDPWEDVEKCGAWLMNLEDELKPDLVHLNGYAHADLPWNCPCMVVAHSCVISWWEAVKKEPIPQRLGPYRERVAQGLARAHLVAAPTAAMLNAVETSYLPLANTRVIYNGRCRKRYRPDNKINFILSVGRIWDEAKNINAIAELAGSLPWPVFIAGEQKHPEGETTFLDNVNHLGNLPPARLAPWFATAAIYALPARYEPFGLTVLEAALSGCALVLGDIPSLRELWEGAAVFVPPDDADVLADVLQSLCQDRTLRERMAEKAFERSRFFNPDKMAAEYFAAYLSLNSGLRRQAPDEAVNFSS